The following coding sequences are from one Streptomyces sp. NBC_01294 window:
- a CDS encoding SRPBCC family protein: MPGHTENEITVNAPVDVVWEMTNDLPSWPQLFSEYASLEILEQEGDTTRFRLTMHPDENGKVWSWVSERTVDRKTLSVRARRVETGPFAHMDIHWQYFKVPGGTRMKWTQDFAMKPDAPVDDVWMTDNINRNSPIQMALIRDKIEQRERENRTPAVSRL; encoded by the coding sequence ATGCCAGGACACACCGAGAACGAGATCACCGTCAACGCGCCCGTGGACGTCGTGTGGGAGATGACCAACGACCTCCCGAGCTGGCCGCAGCTGTTCAGCGAGTACGCGTCGCTGGAGATCCTCGAACAGGAGGGCGACACCACCCGGTTCCGCCTGACGATGCACCCCGACGAGAACGGCAAGGTGTGGAGCTGGGTCTCGGAGCGCACCGTCGACCGCAAGACCCTCTCGGTCCGGGCCCGGCGGGTGGAGACCGGCCCGTTCGCGCACATGGACATCCACTGGCAGTACTTCAAGGTGCCCGGCGGCACCCGGATGAAGTGGACCCAAGACTTCGCGATGAAGCCCGACGCACCCGTCGACGACGTGTGGATGACCGACAACATCAACCGCAACTCCCCGATCCAGATGGCGCTCATCCGGGACAAGATCGAGCAGCGCGAGCGCGAGAACCGCACTCCCGCCGTCAGCCGTCTCTGA
- a CDS encoding acyl carrier protein, with the protein MSDRLTLEELAVLMKTAGITVDPADMARRPDSAFDEYGLDSLGLLGIVGELENRRGRALPTEADRCKTPGEFLDLVNNSLMTGA; encoded by the coding sequence ATGTCCGACCGACTGACCCTGGAGGAGCTGGCGGTGCTGATGAAGACCGCCGGCATCACCGTCGACCCCGCCGACATGGCGCGACGACCGGACTCGGCGTTCGACGAGTACGGCCTCGATTCGCTGGGCCTGCTCGGCATCGTCGGCGAACTGGAGAACCGGCGCGGGCGGGCACTGCCCACCGAAGCCGACCGCTGCAAGACCCCCGGGGAATTCCTCGACCTCGTCAACAACAGCCTGATGACCGGAGCCTGA
- a CDS encoding beta-ketoacyl synthase N-terminal-like domain-containing protein, translating into MTSRTVITGIGVIAPNGVGADAFWKATQSGASVLDRVTRAGCEHLPLRVAGEVRGFDPAAMVEDRFLVQTDRFTHHALAAADLALVDARLGRADYEGDPFSVGVVTAAGSGGGEFGQRELQHLWEQGPRFVGPYQSIAWFYAASTGQISIRRGLKGPCGVVCSDEAGGLDAFAHAARAIRQGSRAMLVGATEAPLAPYSIVCQLEYEGLSTLDDPERAYRPFTAKACGFVPAEGGAMFVVEDEEEVRRRGATVRAVLAGHAATFTGTRRREESGEGLAHAIRGALREAGCAPEEVDVVFADALGTPEADAAEAAAIADALGGHGRKVPVTAPKSGTGRAYCAAPALDTAAAVLALEHGVIPPTPNVYDVCHDLDVVTGSARPAELRTALVLSRGRMGSNSALVLRKGSPATT; encoded by the coding sequence GTGACCAGCCGTACGGTCATCACGGGCATCGGGGTCATCGCGCCCAACGGCGTGGGCGCCGACGCCTTCTGGAAGGCGACCCAGTCCGGCGCCAGCGTGCTGGACCGCGTCACCAGGGCCGGGTGCGAGCACCTGCCGCTGCGCGTCGCGGGCGAGGTCCGGGGCTTCGATCCGGCCGCCATGGTCGAGGACCGCTTCCTCGTCCAGACCGACCGCTTCACCCACCACGCCCTGGCCGCGGCCGACCTGGCCCTGGTGGACGCCCGGCTCGGCCGGGCCGACTACGAGGGCGATCCCTTCTCCGTGGGCGTCGTCACCGCCGCCGGCTCCGGCGGCGGCGAGTTCGGCCAGCGCGAACTGCAGCACCTCTGGGAGCAGGGACCGCGGTTCGTGGGCCCGTACCAGTCGATCGCCTGGTTCTACGCGGCGAGCACCGGCCAGATCTCCATCCGGCGCGGGCTCAAGGGCCCCTGCGGTGTCGTGTGCAGCGACGAGGCGGGCGGACTGGACGCCTTCGCGCACGCCGCCCGGGCGATCCGCCAGGGCAGCCGGGCCATGCTGGTCGGGGCCACGGAGGCACCCCTCGCGCCGTACTCCATCGTCTGCCAGCTGGAGTACGAGGGACTGAGCACCCTGGACGACCCGGAGCGCGCCTACCGGCCGTTCACCGCGAAGGCCTGCGGGTTCGTCCCCGCCGAGGGCGGCGCGATGTTCGTCGTCGAGGACGAGGAGGAGGTCCGCCGCCGCGGGGCCACCGTCCGCGCGGTCCTGGCCGGCCACGCCGCGACCTTCACCGGCACCCGGCGACGGGAGGAGTCCGGCGAGGGGCTGGCCCACGCCATCCGCGGCGCCCTCCGGGAAGCCGGATGCGCCCCCGAGGAGGTCGACGTGGTCTTCGCCGACGCCCTCGGGACCCCGGAGGCCGACGCGGCGGAGGCGGCCGCCATCGCCGACGCCCTTGGCGGACACGGACGGAAGGTACCGGTCACGGCGCCCAAGTCCGGTACCGGCAGGGCCTACTGCGCGGCGCCCGCCCTCGACACGGCGGCCGCGGTCCTGGCCCTGGAGCACGGCGTTATCCCGCCGACCCCGAACGTCTACGACGTGTGCCACGACCTCGACGTGGTGACCGGCAGCGCCCGCCCCGCGGAGCTGCGCACCGCGCTCGTCCTCAGCCGCGGCCGGATGGGATCGAACTCCGCGCTCGTCCTCCGCAAAGGCTCCCCGGCGACCACGTAG
- a CDS encoding beta-ketoacyl-[acyl-carrier-protein] synthase family protein, with amino-acid sequence MNRRRVAVTGVGVVAPGGIGVRDFWDLLSNGRTATRAISLFDPTGFRSRIAAEVDFDPAAHGLGEGEAARADRYIQFALVAAREAIRDAGLDLTTDEAWRTGVSLGTAVGGTTRLEHDYVAVSQSGAWWDVDEKRAGPHLHRAFTPATLASAVAEETGARGPVQTVSTGCTSGLDAIGYAVHSIAEGRMDVCIAGASDSPISPITVACFDAIKATSPNNDDPAHASRPFDADRDGFVLGEGGAVLVLEELEHARARGATVYCEIGGYATFGNAHHMTGLTAEGLEMARAIETALAQAGIRADEIDYVNAHGSGTKQNDRHETAAVKRVLGDHAYKTPMTSIKSMVGHSLGAIGAIELAACVLAMTHQVVPPTANYETPDPECDLDYVPRVARGRKLRSVLSVGSGFGGFQSAVVMTRPKEEVS; translated from the coding sequence GTGAACCGCCGGCGGGTGGCCGTCACCGGAGTCGGAGTCGTCGCACCCGGCGGTATCGGCGTCCGCGACTTCTGGGACCTGCTGTCCAACGGCCGGACGGCGACACGGGCCATCAGCCTTTTCGACCCGACGGGATTCCGCTCCCGGATAGCCGCGGAGGTCGACTTCGACCCCGCCGCGCACGGCCTCGGCGAGGGCGAAGCGGCCCGGGCGGACCGGTACATCCAGTTCGCCCTGGTCGCCGCCCGTGAGGCCATCCGCGACGCGGGCCTCGACCTCACCACGGACGAGGCCTGGCGGACCGGCGTGTCCCTCGGCACGGCCGTCGGCGGAACCACCCGGCTGGAGCACGACTACGTCGCCGTGAGCCAGTCCGGCGCCTGGTGGGACGTGGACGAGAAGCGCGCCGGGCCCCACCTGCACCGGGCGTTCACGCCCGCCACCCTCGCCTCCGCCGTCGCGGAGGAGACGGGTGCACGCGGCCCGGTCCAGACGGTCTCCACCGGCTGCACCTCCGGACTCGACGCCATCGGGTACGCCGTCCACTCCATCGCGGAGGGCCGGATGGACGTGTGCATCGCGGGCGCGTCCGACTCACCCATATCGCCGATCACCGTGGCCTGCTTCGACGCCATCAAGGCCACCTCGCCGAACAACGACGACCCGGCCCACGCCTCCCGGCCGTTCGACGCCGACCGGGACGGGTTCGTCCTCGGCGAAGGCGGCGCCGTCCTCGTTCTCGAAGAGCTGGAACACGCCCGCGCCCGCGGTGCGACCGTCTACTGCGAGATCGGCGGCTACGCCACCTTCGGCAACGCCCACCACATGACCGGGCTGACCGCCGAGGGCCTGGAGATGGCCCGGGCCATCGAAACCGCCCTCGCCCAGGCCGGGATCCGCGCCGACGAGATCGACTACGTCAACGCGCACGGTTCCGGTACCAAGCAGAACGACCGCCACGAGACGGCGGCGGTCAAGCGGGTCCTGGGCGACCACGCGTACAAGACGCCGATGACCTCCATCAAATCCATGGTGGGTCACTCCCTCGGCGCCATCGGAGCGATCGAACTCGCGGCCTGCGTACTCGCCATGACCCACCAGGTGGTACCGCCGACCGCGAACTACGAGACGCCCGACCCCGAGTGCGACCTGGACTACGTGCCCCGCGTCGCCCGAGGCCGGAAACTGCGCAGCGTGCTCTCCGTGGGCAGCGGCTTCGGCGGCTTCCAGTCCGCCGTCGTCATGACCCGGCCGAAGGAGGAGGTCTCGTGA
- a CDS encoding cupin domain-containing protein: MTRQRPRIVDLSETPPNRRRGGDLRAVLTPTSVGSTSGFMGLALMAPGESIAEHYHPYSEEFVYVVSGRLEVDLDGETHPLRTDQGLLVPLNVRHRFRNVGDTEARMVFHLGPLAPRPELGHVDTEQAPHPEGTAWEQPPDRTGVGS, translated from the coding sequence ATGACCAGACAGCGCCCACGCATCGTGGACCTCAGCGAGACGCCGCCGAACCGCCGGCGCGGCGGTGACCTGAGGGCGGTGCTCACCCCGACCTCCGTGGGTTCCACCAGCGGCTTCATGGGCCTGGCTCTCATGGCCCCCGGGGAGTCGATCGCCGAGCACTACCACCCGTACTCCGAGGAGTTCGTGTACGTGGTCAGCGGCCGGCTGGAGGTCGACCTCGACGGCGAGACCCACCCGCTGCGCACCGACCAGGGGCTGTTGGTCCCCCTCAACGTGCGCCACCGGTTCCGCAACGTCGGGGACACCGAGGCCCGCATGGTCTTCCACCTCGGCCCGCTCGCCCCGCGCCCCGAACTCGGGCACGTCGACACCGAGCAGGCCCCGCACCCGGAGGGCACCGCCTGGGAGCAGCCGCCGGACCGTACGGGGGTGGGCTCGTGA
- a CDS encoding SchA/CurD-like domain-containing protein, with product MTTTLSERVSQSAFDGSMLRVVLLMDLHEGTQQRFFEAYEQLRHDIASVPGHISDQLCQSFEDPSQWLITSEWESAPQYLAWVNSEHHAEQVKPLGACARTMRPLKFTVLRETGRGYDQAARPVTARLQSNPRLGAGIVRHALTFTVKPGSEKQVAGILSSYASPAARVDDHTRLCRTSLFMHGNRVVRTVEVQGDLVTALRHVSEQPEVRAVEEAINPYLEQDRNLNDPESARMFFMRAALPAVHHITAPEPESADVQRHALFYQAKPGLGTALAKFLARQDEAAAHRPASPVRSSSIFQRDDIVVRLIDVRGPLDAEPETTFGVFGPRKAAVLDRLTVPADGRVRAPHHTMNLITDRRAPAQS from the coding sequence ATGACAACCACCCTGTCCGAACGGGTGTCGCAGTCAGCCTTCGACGGCTCCATGCTCCGGGTCGTCCTGCTGATGGATCTCCACGAGGGGACCCAGCAGAGGTTCTTCGAGGCGTACGAGCAGCTCCGCCACGACATCGCGTCGGTCCCGGGCCACATCAGCGATCAGCTGTGCCAGTCCTTCGAGGACCCTTCGCAGTGGCTCATCACCAGTGAGTGGGAAAGCGCCCCGCAATACCTCGCGTGGGTCAACAGCGAGCACCACGCCGAACAGGTGAAGCCGCTGGGCGCGTGCGCCCGCACCATGCGCCCGCTCAAGTTCACCGTCCTGCGCGAGACCGGCCGGGGCTACGACCAGGCGGCCCGCCCCGTCACGGCGCGCCTCCAGTCCAACCCGCGCCTGGGCGCCGGCATCGTGCGCCACGCCCTCACCTTCACGGTCAAGCCGGGCAGCGAGAAGCAGGTGGCGGGCATCCTCTCCAGCTACGCCTCCCCGGCGGCCCGTGTCGACGACCACACCCGCCTGTGCCGCACGTCGCTCTTCATGCACGGCAACCGGGTCGTACGGACGGTCGAGGTCCAGGGCGACCTGGTCACGGCCCTGCGGCACGTCTCCGAGCAGCCCGAGGTACGCGCGGTCGAGGAGGCCATCAACCCCTACCTCGAACAGGACCGGAACCTGAACGACCCCGAGTCCGCCCGGATGTTCTTCATGCGCGCCGCGCTCCCGGCGGTCCACCACATCACCGCACCGGAGCCCGAATCCGCCGACGTGCAGCGGCACGCGCTCTTCTACCAGGCCAAGCCCGGCCTGGGGACGGCCCTCGCCAAGTTCCTCGCCCGGCAGGACGAGGCGGCCGCACACCGCCCGGCGAGCCCCGTTCGGAGCAGCAGCATCTTCCAGCGCGACGACATCGTCGTCCGCCTCATCGACGTGCGCGGCCCGCTCGACGCCGAGCCCGAGACCACCTTCGGCGTCTTCGGGCCGCGCAAGGCGGCGGTGCTCGACCGGCTGACGGTCCCGGCCGACGGGCGGGTCCGCGCCCCGCACCACACCATGAACCTGATCACCGACCGCCGGGCCCCCGCGCAGTCCTGA
- a CDS encoding FAD-dependent oxidoreductase, with protein sequence MEDNADVRVPVLVVGGSLVGLSTSLFLSRHGVRHLLVEKHSGTSPHPRGRGINARTMELFRTAGAERAIRQAASVLEGIEGILQARSLTDRSDHNWLIKSIDPSGALARFSPTGWCLCSQNNIEPVLAAQSRAQGAEIRFSTELMSFDQDATGVNAVVKDRKTGEHVTVRSDFLIAADGPRSPVREALRIPQTGNGELFHNVSVTFRSERLVEVLDDLRFIVCYLMRPGADGALLPVDNQTQWVFHAPWHPDQGETLEDFTDERCVKQIREAIGVPDLDVQIGGKAPWHAAERVAERYSAGRVFLAGDAAHEMCPTGAFGSNTGIQDAHNLAWKIAAVLEGSAGMELLDTYEAERLPVARATSERASARSAEHSHPGYAPPPTMGGGPGSGVLTTAMGYCYPQGALVGAEPGRPVIPETLKMTGATGTRAPHMWLTRAGERVSTLDLYECSFVLLSGAGTPWQEAAEQVAEELPARLDAYTIGSGPDADLVQEGDADWTEVHRMNAEGAVLVRPDGFVAWRSEGAVADPRATLYEVLSTVLRRA encoded by the coding sequence ATGGAAGACAACGCCGATGTTCGCGTACCGGTTCTCGTCGTGGGCGGCTCCCTCGTGGGCCTGTCCACCTCGCTTTTCCTGAGCCGCCACGGAGTGAGGCACCTGCTGGTCGAGAAGCACTCCGGTACCTCCCCGCACCCGCGGGGCCGCGGCATCAACGCCCGGACCATGGAGCTCTTCCGCACGGCGGGGGCGGAGCGCGCGATCCGCCAGGCGGCGTCCGTACTGGAGGGCATTGAGGGCATTCTGCAAGCCCGTTCACTGACCGACAGGAGCGACCACAACTGGCTGATCAAGTCGATCGATCCGTCCGGGGCGCTGGCCCGCTTCAGCCCGACCGGCTGGTGCCTGTGCAGCCAGAACAACATCGAGCCGGTGCTGGCGGCGCAGAGCCGCGCACAGGGCGCCGAGATCCGGTTCTCCACCGAACTGATGAGCTTCGACCAGGACGCCACGGGAGTGAACGCCGTGGTGAAGGACCGCAAGACGGGCGAGCACGTCACGGTGCGCTCCGACTTCCTGATCGCGGCGGACGGCCCGCGCAGTCCCGTCAGGGAAGCCCTCCGGATCCCCCAGACGGGTAACGGCGAGCTGTTCCACAACGTCAGCGTCACCTTCCGCTCGGAGCGGCTCGTCGAGGTGCTGGACGACCTGCGCTTCATCGTCTGCTACCTGATGCGGCCGGGAGCGGACGGGGCGCTGCTGCCGGTGGACAACCAGACCCAGTGGGTCTTCCACGCCCCGTGGCACCCGGACCAGGGCGAGACCCTGGAGGACTTCACCGACGAGCGGTGCGTGAAGCAGATCCGCGAGGCGATCGGCGTACCCGACCTGGACGTGCAGATCGGCGGCAAGGCGCCGTGGCATGCCGCCGAACGGGTGGCCGAACGGTACTCGGCCGGCCGGGTGTTCCTGGCCGGTGACGCGGCCCACGAGATGTGCCCCACCGGCGCCTTCGGCTCCAACACGGGCATCCAGGACGCGCACAACCTGGCGTGGAAGATCGCCGCGGTGCTGGAGGGGTCGGCCGGCATGGAGCTGCTCGACACCTACGAGGCCGAGCGGCTGCCGGTCGCCCGGGCCACCAGCGAGCGGGCGTCGGCCCGTTCGGCGGAACACAGCCACCCCGGGTACGCGCCGCCGCCCACCATGGGCGGCGGGCCGGGCAGCGGTGTCCTCACCACGGCGATGGGCTACTGCTACCCGCAGGGCGCGCTCGTGGGCGCCGAGCCCGGGCGGCCCGTCATCCCGGAGACGCTGAAGATGACCGGCGCCACCGGGACCCGGGCCCCGCACATGTGGCTGACCAGGGCCGGTGAGCGGGTCTCCACCCTGGACCTGTACGAATGCTCGTTCGTGCTGCTCAGCGGCGCGGGAACGCCGTGGCAGGAGGCCGCGGAGCAGGTGGCCGAGGAACTGCCGGCGCGGCTGGACGCCTACACCATCGGCTCCGGTCCGGACGCGGACCTGGTCCAGGAGGGCGACGCCGACTGGACCGAGGTCCACCGGATGAACGCCGAGGGCGCCGTGCTCGTACGGCCGGACGGGTTCGTCGCGTGGCGCTCCGAGGGCGCCGTGGCCGATCCCCGCGCGACCCTGTACGAGGTCCTCTCGACGGTGCTGCGCCGGGCGTGA
- a CDS encoding acyl-CoA carboxylase epsilon subunit, giving the protein MRNTSRQRAVPSVCRPRWRRTGPPLSTRLGARAAPVREAVPMSNDVPIASLLRVERGMAAPEELAAIAVIIACYAHRTSRDRDREHDATSGAGSGSGRRRTVRSDAGCWAGCWACR; this is encoded by the coding sequence ATGCGGAACACGTCCCGTCAGCGCGCCGTGCCATCCGTGTGCCGCCCGCGTTGGCGCCGAACCGGTCCGCCCCTCTCGACGCGACTGGGCGCACGCGCAGCCCCCGTGAGAGAGGCCGTGCCGATGTCGAACGATGTCCCGATAGCGAGCCTGCTGCGTGTGGAGAGGGGCATGGCCGCCCCTGAGGAACTGGCCGCGATCGCAGTCATCATCGCGTGTTACGCCCATCGGACCTCCCGCGACCGTGACCGTGAGCACGACGCCACGAGCGGCGCCGGCTCCGGGTCCGGCCGCCGCCGCACCGTCCGGTCGGACGCCGGCTGCTGGGCAGGCTGCTGGGCCTGCCGCTGA
- a CDS encoding glycoside hydrolase family 16 protein, whose translation MREISGSRRPTVRRAVLAALSTIAVVAAAAAGVTLPANAAAPPAPAGWSRVFLDDFDGPAGSGVNTADWQYTTGTSYPGGPANFGTGEIETMTADPSNVSLDGAGNLRITPRRDAAGNWTSGRIETRRDDFQPPAGGTLRTEARIQMPNVTGPAAKGYWPAFWMLGTPYRGNWWNWPGIGEIDILENVQGINTVWATLHCGTSPGGPCNETSGIGGQQVCPGTSCQAGFHTYAVEWDRSTAVEEMRFSVDGITFHTVRANQVDAATWTNATNHGYFIILNVAMGGGFPDAFGGGPDAGTEPGHPMVVDYVSVLRSTGGTTPPTTPPTTPPTTPPTTPPTTPPPGNRDAYTAIQAESYDGQAGVVKETTADTGGGQDITTIGNGDWALFRGVDFGSTPARQFYGRVASGAAGGVSGLVEVRLGSRTSAPVGSFSIAGTGGWQSWRTVPANLTAVTGTHDVYLTFTSGRPADFVNVNWFGFGH comes from the coding sequence ATGCGTGAGATATCCGGCAGTAGGCGACCCACGGTCCGGCGGGCCGTCCTGGCCGCGCTGAGCACGATCGCCGTGGTCGCGGCGGCCGCCGCCGGCGTCACCCTGCCCGCGAACGCCGCGGCTCCCCCCGCACCGGCCGGCTGGTCCCGGGTGTTCCTGGACGACTTCGACGGACCCGCCGGATCCGGGGTGAACACCGCCGACTGGCAGTACACCACCGGCACCAGCTACCCGGGCGGACCCGCCAACTTCGGTACCGGCGAGATCGAGACGATGACCGCCGACCCGTCCAACGTCTCCCTCGACGGCGCGGGCAACCTGCGCATCACGCCGCGGCGGGACGCCGCCGGCAACTGGACGTCCGGCCGCATCGAGACCCGGCGGGACGACTTCCAGCCCCCGGCGGGCGGCACGCTCCGCACCGAGGCGCGCATCCAGATGCCGAACGTGACCGGCCCGGCGGCCAAGGGCTACTGGCCGGCGTTCTGGATGCTCGGCACCCCCTACCGGGGCAACTGGTGGAACTGGCCCGGCATCGGTGAGATCGACATCCTGGAGAACGTCCAGGGCATCAACACCGTCTGGGCCACCCTGCACTGCGGCACGAGCCCCGGCGGCCCCTGCAACGAGACGTCCGGCATCGGCGGACAGCAGGTGTGCCCGGGCACGAGCTGCCAGGCCGGCTTCCACACCTACGCCGTGGAGTGGGACCGCTCGACCGCGGTCGAGGAGATGCGCTTCTCCGTCGACGGCATCACCTTCCACACCGTGCGGGCGAACCAGGTGGACGCGGCCACCTGGACCAACGCCACGAACCACGGCTACTTCATCATCCTCAACGTGGCCATGGGCGGTGGCTTCCCCGACGCCTTCGGCGGCGGTCCCGACGCGGGCACCGAGCCCGGCCATCCCATGGTCGTCGACTACGTGTCCGTCCTCCGGTCGACCGGAGGCACGACCCCGCCCACCACACCGCCCACCACACCGCCGACGACGCCTCCCACGACGCCCCCGACCACCCCGCCGCCCGGCAACCGCGACGCGTACACCGCGATCCAGGCCGAGTCGTACGACGGCCAGGCGGGCGTGGTCAAGGAGACCACCGCGGACACCGGCGGCGGCCAGGACATCACGACGATCGGCAACGGCGACTGGGCGCTGTTCAGGGGCGTCGACTTCGGTTCCACACCGGCGAGGCAGTTCTACGGGCGGGTGGCGAGCGGCGCGGCCGGCGGGGTCAGCGGGCTCGTCGAGGTACGGCTCGGCAGCCGGACCTCGGCGCCGGTCGGGAGCTTCTCGATCGCGGGCACCGGCGGGTGGCAGAGCTGGCGCACCGTCCCCGCGAACCTCACCGCGGTCACGGGCACGCACGACGTCTACCTGACCTTCACCAGCGGCCGGCCCGCCGACTTCGTGAATGTCAACTGGTTCGGCTTCGGGCACTGA
- a CDS encoding 3-hydroxybutyryl-CoA dehydrogenase, protein MSAPVRPAARIQRVGVVGGGQMGAGIAEVCARAGLDTVVAESDAAAARAARERVAVSLERAVQRGKLDRISAEDALARLVFTGDLEDLADRRLVIEAVTENPEAKVDVFTRLDKIVEDPEAILATNTSAIPVMRLGMATGRADRVVGLHFFNPVPVLPLVEVVSSLHTSQDTLAVVEAFARDTLGKTTVRSQDRAGFVVNALLVPYLLAAIRMAESGFASAEDVDAGMELGCAHPMGPLKLADLIGLDTVEAIAESLYQEFKEPLYAPPPLLRRMVQAGLLGRKSGRGFHTYGRG, encoded by the coding sequence GTGAGCGCCCCCGTGCGGCCGGCGGCACGCATCCAGCGCGTCGGGGTCGTCGGCGGCGGCCAGATGGGCGCGGGCATCGCCGAGGTGTGCGCCCGCGCCGGGCTCGACACCGTAGTCGCCGAGTCGGACGCCGCCGCCGCCCGGGCCGCCCGGGAGCGTGTCGCCGTCTCCCTGGAACGCGCCGTCCAGCGGGGCAAACTGGACCGGATCTCCGCCGAGGACGCCCTCGCCCGGCTCGTCTTCACCGGCGACCTGGAGGACCTCGCCGACCGCCGGCTCGTCATCGAGGCCGTCACGGAGAACCCCGAGGCCAAGGTGGACGTCTTCACCCGCCTCGACAAGATCGTGGAGGATCCGGAGGCGATCCTCGCCACGAACACCTCCGCGATCCCGGTCATGCGGCTCGGCATGGCCACCGGCCGGGCGGACCGGGTGGTGGGCCTGCACTTCTTCAACCCGGTCCCCGTCCTGCCCCTCGTGGAGGTCGTGTCCTCCCTCCACACCTCGCAGGACACCCTCGCCGTCGTCGAGGCCTTCGCCCGCGACACCCTGGGCAAGACGACCGTCCGCTCCCAGGACCGGGCCGGTTTCGTCGTCAACGCCCTGCTGGTCCCCTACCTCCTCGCCGCCATCCGGATGGCCGAGTCCGGGTTCGCCAGTGCCGAGGACGTGGACGCCGGAATGGAACTGGGCTGCGCCCACCCGATGGGACCGCTCAAGCTCGCCGACCTGATCGGCCTGGACACGGTCGAGGCGATCGCCGAGTCGCTGTACCAGGAGTTCAAGGAACCCCTGTACGCGCCGCCCCCGCTGCTCCGGCGGATGGTGCAGGCGGGTCTGCTCGGCCGCAAGAGCGGCCGCGGGTTCCACACGTACGGCCGGGGCTGA